The sequence atgtggataacaagattgagtataaaaagcttgaaggtgagaatcatgatgagcctataTTGGTGGAGCCAAGTGCCTCCAAAATACCTCAcattgagaaggaaaagccggaagtagaagagtatgttccaaaagtgccttttccatctcgtcttgccccagctaagaaaagcaagtataatcgggatatttttaaagttttgaagaaagtggagattaatattccactcattgaggcaattaagtctattcccgcatatgcaaaatttttgaaggagttgtgcactaacaaaaggaagataggtgatcatgaagaagtatttctctccgaagaaacgagtgctattttacaaaagaagctcccgcccaaattaaaagatccaggtagctttaccattccttgtattattggagagaaagaaattgaaaaggccttgatggatcttggtgcaagtgtaaatatcatgccttattctgtttacactactttgaagataggtgagttgaaaccaacttcagtcactctccaactagctgatcgctctttagtgcatccttttgggttagttgaagatgttttagtaaaggtgggtgattttgttattccggtggattttctggtgcttgatatggagggtgaacctaatccgacaagagatgtaccactcattctaggccgtggtttcatggctaccacaaagaccattatagatgtggaaaagggcatgctcacaatgacagtctttgacaagaccattgagttcaaaatctttaaggctatcaagagtccggatgtcattagagaatgccttcatgttgatatggtaggcaatgagagagtgaatttattgacaaaaacagcttcaagtgatgaggttgtgGAATATGTGGTTGGTGATAGCATTGAAAGCAAAAGGACTCTATCATCgccaatatccaacgagctcttggctacttcccttgttactagcaagctatctccaactttgaaaggcgtgcggacaagagcaaggaagttgaaaaaggcacggtccaaaacaatgttgaaaGGTAATACAagtgctccttttgagacattgaaattgtctatccatggtactttcacaataacgaattctaagatagaaaaagggtggaaatttgtggctcgccaacttgaattctgtgggccaaatgtttcggggattctgaatggaaagtatcctATGCACaatcctccttgatttgtttcccaagaattgttgtgaaggtgttgaggcttgtggtgatttctccaaatcaggttgtctctctccttatctaaaacaagtgttgtgtttaagctttctccctccctttatttatttgcattgacgaccatgcatgttcttaacgtttggggtgagagtttgcttaaattgttaagtgttgatgcatacttggttgattttgtaggtacaactacgtctggctgaagacattaaacttagcgctacgtgggaggcaacccaatgaagaaagtttaaatttctgggcattatgtttatAGCCAGACcatgcctaggcgcaccttatacacgcctaggcgtgtgggtataaaaaaaaaaaaaaaaaaggggttcaTATGCTAGAAAGGGTTCATgaaaacattgaagaattgtggctaggccagtaccccagtccactcgatgcatgactccaaccccaggttgtattgtttcaacttgtcctctttttagtgcattattacattgttatgttttgcattgaggacaatgcattctttaaagtgtggggtggtggactgcatatggattatcttgtgcaaaatttcacatgatttttgtagtagctgaattttaaaaaaaaaaaaaaaaaaatttcagtgcttgaatcttgcatatttatgggaattttctgttgaattgagtgctatattgaaatgcagctaatcttggtttgtggaacccatcatatccttctatatgcttgacgtctactctattgcacaatcactgtaattcacctgcacgagaatgtgtgcttgtggggtatgacttgggtgaatagatgttggatgtggactttctctaagatgatctagaacaccgtgttagttatattcttggcactagttaattacatgcatgttaaaaaaataaataaataaatttgatgatgattaaaagcatgttccgctcttgtgatcttgctgagtaaccggggctcttgtctaaccaactcgagtttcgcgtaaaaaggtaagacaatcttgatgaacatactaggctagcttaacttcgaagccttttcaactcgagtgattgatccgaggtgtgctttatcacataatgccctaaaccaactggttgggagtcattggttgagaactcgttacatgggttgactagaaagcttaaaggagtgagcattgcacgggcctagtaagatgaaaataaaaaaataaaaaaataaaaagagaagaagaagaagaagagaagtatgtatataaataaaagtgccttggtattactacttgactgttcttggaattcttggaatgtgactatgtttggcgcctatgaactcttggaagccaaataattatacatttcttctttgcacgcacttaatgtagacgaagtgattgagtagacggataatcttcattgagtatatgtttggatgaagtgtggggtctccacatctttttgattgcatggcattgatgtatattgtttcgattctagtgatttccctcccatatgtttgatttgagttatcttgaaacgtttgtgggtgtcgttcttgtaagccctcaggagacaaaactcctccactagggacacctaggggtttaacggcttgttgcatatgctaaatgcaatcgcgattcctgcgttaatgagttaggatgttagttggtagatgtactttgtttagttttacttgaggacaagtaaggtttaagtgtggggtgtttgataggtatgataatacctattatttttggtagaaatatcccctcttaagctttcttttgataaataatgagtgtatttatgtgttgatttgtattttgataggttgattgcggtttggatgaaaagcgacggaaaaagggctgaattgaagaaaatgtccaccgaccttcgtgtgttcaaatagtcataactttctgtcacattattggaattgagcgcaacaaaaggcattggaaactagacatctcaagctttccgtagaacctAAAagcatgcaaatcggaggtcatatggagaagttatggtcatttgaataatatgcctaggggtaacgcgcctaggcgcgcgcctaggcgtggcgcgcctaggcgcacaaattgtgcacgcccaggatcactcctgcacgcccagtccagagagttggacttgaattttaagttgtgcacgcctaggattgcgcctaggcgtgcgcctaggcgtgtgcctaggcgtggtgcgcctaggcgtgaaaacaacgcgcgtaggcgtgaaaagcaattttctggggtgttttaagtcgcgatttgtccgagctgcgggagttttttgagacctagaacagatttctggagagcgaaaacagagggggaaggtgattcttggagctaggaggagagattcttcaactccacttggatctactcaactcattgggtttattcatgcctttctcatctattctcttgtgtttttctctcattatgtgtaactaaacctcttgtgccaaggctaggatgaagccttgggtttgatgactttgtttatgacttgatttacatacatatgagttgatttgggtataaatcttgggtttctatgtttgattgcaatttcttcatgcttgtggtgtttggccaacactttaggtttttggatgaaattgtttggagaatttgcttagacaataatatgtcaagtagattatgcttcttgaaacacttgattatgaatatgtctccctttaattaggtgacaatttgtatgaatcctaatctccatagaacttcatgaattcctatgcatgtttagaccaataagatggctagaatgtacttaggaatatccgacctagaccaataagatggctagtaatcgattttagggagatttggcttaggtgcgctaaaaccgacttaggtacggattcgttatgcccgaattagcaaatatgtgtgtgaatttgtgtcattgcaagtcatttcccaagggggattccaaagccttggtgttcaactcatttgcattagttgcatccctattctaagaaaataccaaaaatactttgctctttacttgtcttagtttaattaccaacccaaacaatcttgagttgatctttactttgtttgcattgtacatacatacatacaagtatacatttggattagacataactccatccctgtggattcgacccttgcttatcattgtgctgtagtcgccgactagtatacttgctagtaaggttaatttagacccaacatacTAGTCATATAGGTGAGAGGTCTCAAGCTCTAGAGTTGGGGCCTTTCTCTGTGTGGTTGGAAGAGGCTCCAACCTGGACCGTGTAATCTACACTTTTCACGCTCTGTGTGGTTGGAAGAGGCTCCAACCTGGACCGTGTAATCTACACTTTTAACGCTCTGTGTGGTTGGAAGAGACTCCAACCGGTGTGGCTTCTGCCCTTGCTTCTCTGTGTGGTTGGAAGAGACTCCAACTCTGTGTGGTTGGAAGAGGTTCCAACTTGTGTGGCTTCTGCCCTTGCAAAGGACCGTGTAATCTCTCTTCATATTAGTTAATTGACCTCTTTTgtttcttatcaaaaaaaaaaaagaaattgattccacgctgaatttttttttattatgtgaaAAAACtgattcttctctctttctttttctttttgtttttttttttataaattggcAACAGCTGATATTTGATATGTAAACTGCAACCACTCTTCACCTTCTATTCTACTAGTATCTCCTTGAATTCAATCCAGACGCCTCCCCATTTTTCTCCACTGCACCTCTGGATTCAGATATTTTTGTCACTCTTTGCAATCAAAGGCGGAACCAGCATCGGATATTagggggatttttttttgtgtgagcggaaatttttttttcttggattctATATGTATCACTTGttaaaattaagataaaaaacTAAAtctataaatttgataaaattattACAATTATTGTTTCCGAGTTCTCATATTTTGGTAATATTGCATAATAACATCATTGTGAATTCAATCAAACACTTATATCTTAATATTTTGATAATAGTGCATAATCTTTTATTGAGCTAAGGGGGACATTTATTGAGTGATCCACCCAATCTAATTGATATGtatacataatttattatttaaaaaagttactatttaattttttaaggtGGGGCGGCCCCCCTCTTGTGTAAGGGAAAAATattggctggaattattccaccaattccaccaaatctgCACCATTGAATGGTGAGATGTCGTGTTGTCAAACCCAATGCATtcatgcattgaatggtggTGATTTAGTGGAATTAGCTGAACTAATCCCAACCCCCCTATCCCTATGTCGTCTAGATATGTAAAAAATGCTAAGGGTTGTGGTTTTGTttatgtgtaaacttaacacctTCCTACAGAATATTCTACAGACAAAGGGCATTTTGATcgtaatttataaattttaatgtAAACTAATAATATTAGAGTGAATGATGTAAATTTAGTATTTTGACgatgtacaaataaaatttctcttgctaaaaatatagaaatgtcAACGCATCGATTCGAATCGGCTCACGCAGTTTGAGAATTTGGATTGCTGGCACCGGCCAATTATTTAAGGTCCCTCATTGAGATGACCCATTAACAACCAAGGCACAACCGACACCCATCTAAAGCAGGCCCGTTCTTACCCACGCATGGGTGGCCACCTGcccatgggccggctgtaaccaaggccccaGTCAGGCCCAAAGGCCCCCTGGCCCCGCCCTCCTGAAAATCTTGGCTACTAGGGAGGGAGGGCCATCCCACTTAAATATTAGGTTGGCacgcccacatcttccgatgtgggacatgacaataccctccccttctaAAGACCAATGTCCACGTTGGTCAGGCCCGAGGCCTCCTTAACGACCTGTCCTCAGACACCATGGCTGGCCACTCCGCGGACGCGGCCCCAAGTTGAGGGCACtggactctcaatgaaagcaccaaatgaTGGCCACTCCGCGGACGCGGCCCCAAGTTGAGGGCACtggactctcaatgaaagcaccaaatgaGATGACCcactaacaaccaaggcccaaccgacacccatctAAAGCAGGTCCGTTCCCAAGTTGAGGGCACtggactctcaatgaaagcaccaaatgaTGGCCACTCCGCGGACGCGGCCCCACCCCAAGTTGAGGGCACtggactctcaatgaaagcaccaaatgaTGGCCACTCCGAGGACGCGGCCCCAAGTTGAGGGCACTGGACtatcaatgaaagcaccaaatgaGATGACCcactaacaaccaaggcccaaccgacacccatctAAAGCAGACCCGTTCTTACCCCGCATGGGTGGCCACTTGCCCATGGGCcagctgtaaccaaggccccaGTCAGGCCCAAAGGCCCCCTGGCCCCGCCCTCCTGAAAACCTTGGTTACTAGGGAGGGAGGGTCATCCCACCTAAATACTACATTGGCACGCCCACATCTTATGTGGGACATGACACTCATGGATGGTGATGCCAGAAGCTATCACGCGTCACTACCATCACCATCCCGTCACTCCAATTCTCTGCCGGCACCAAGATCTCTTAATCATCCCTCACTGAAGacaaaataaagtaataaaagtgTTCAAGATGCCTTCTCCTCCGCCAGACCCGTgcaaaagaaattcaattttgTCTTCGCCTTCATGTCAGCACCATTAATAAACCACTAGCAGCTTCCACCCCAATCTGCATTTCTTGTTCCATCCTAATCCATGGCACccatctcttctttccttctaaATCTAATCACATATTCAAATGTTCTCACATATCTACTTCCTGCTCTCGCTGCTTTCTTTGCCATTTTTTGGTTATACACAAAATCAAAGACCAACTCACCACAGCTACCTCCAGGACCTGTGGGTCTTCCCTTACTTGGGAGCCTGCCCTTCCTGGACCCGGAGCTCCACTCCTACTTCGCCACTCTCGCCCAAACTTACGGCCCAATTTACAAGCTCCGACTCGGATCTAAGCTCGGTATAGTAATATCCTCCCCCTCGTTGGCCAGTGAAGTGCTTAAAGCCAACGACATCACGTTCGCTAACCGTGACGTGCCCGATGTGGCTCGGTCAGCGGCGTATGGCGGGAAGGATATTGTGTGGACTCCGTACGGACCCGAGTGGAGGATGCTGAGGAAGGTGTGCGTGATCAAGATGCTTAGTAACACCACTTTGGATTCCTTCTACTCGCTCCGTCGCCGGGAGCTCAGAGAAACTGTGGGTTTTCTTTATAGTCGGGCTGGGTCGGCCGTCAATTTTGGGGAGCAAATGTTTTTGACCATACTTAATGTGATTACGAGTATGATGTGGGGAGGCACGATCAAGGGTGAACAGAGGACGAGCCTTGGTGCGGAGTTTCGGCAGAAGGTCTCGGAGATGACTGAACTACTGGGTAAGCCCAATCTTTCTGACTTTTTCCCCAGGTTGGCCCGGTTAGATTTGCAAGGCCTCCAAAAGAAAATGGAAGTTTTGGCCAAAAATTTTGATCGGATCTTTGATTCCATGATTGATCGACGGATTAAGATTGATAAAGAAGGTGAGGGCGGTGAAGAGAATAAGGACTTCTTACAGTTCTTGTTGAAGTTGAAGGACGAAGAAGATGCCAAGCCACCTCTCACTATGCTGCACCTGAAAGCATTACTCATGGTATGTTAgtagtcttctccatcaaaaCCATTTTAATTAGAATAATTCCAGCCGCTCGTATTACAGTATCTCAGTTGTACGTTGAAAAGATTTTATGTTGCATGATGTGAGACATATGGAGTTGAAgaattcacttggatcatgTGCGTACAACTTAATAATTCATTGGGATTCTGTGTATCCTACGTACTCAGCAGTCCGGATAACTGGATACCAATTGTTGACATCTTTAGAATACGAACCGTTCAATAGTTTCATTCCTTTTATGTTCCTTGGCAAGTTCATTTGATTCATTTATTGAATATTTTGTGTTGTGTGAACAGGATATGATTGTGGGTGGGACTGATACGTCTTCCAATTCAATTGAGTTTGCAATGGCTGAAATTCTGAACAAGCCAGAGGTGATGAGGAAAGTTCAGCGAGAACTGGATGAAGTGGTTGGCAAAGATACCATTGTAGAAGAGTCCCACATTCATAAACTACCATACCTGTACGCAGTGATGAAAGAAAACCTGCGGTTGCACCCAGCGCTGCCGCTACTAGTCCCCCACTGCCCGAGCGAAACGTGCACAATTGGAGGGTACGCGGTGCCAAAGGGTTGTCGCGTCTTTGTTAATGTGTGGGCAGTACACAGAGACCCGTCGATTTGGGAAAATCCATCAGAGTTTAATCCGGAAAGGTTCTTGGATAGTAAATGGGATTACAGTGGGAATGACTTGAATTATTTCCCATTTGGGTCTGGCAGGAGAATTTGTGCTGGTATAGCAATGGCTGAGAGGATGTTCATGTATTCGCTTGCGACGCTTTTACACTCTTTTGATTGGGAAGTGCCACAGGGAAAGAAATTGGATCTCACTGAGAAGTTTGGTATTGTCATGAAGTTGAAGAATCCTCTTGTTGCAATCCCCACAACCAAGCTATCCGATCCAGCAATGTATGCATAAACCATATGATGATGCCTCTTAGTTGTTCTTTTGCAAGGTGTACAATAATTTTCTTTCACAGAAAGAAAAGTATGGAATCGTTCTGCAGTTGATGAATCATCGTTTTGCAATCCAAACAACAATGGTATCTGATCCTCCACTTTACGACTAGGCCGGAGGATGTACGAATAGTTTCTTGGGGATATGATGGCTGTTATCTACTACGTTTTCGCTTTTCATGCTGCAATGAGACGACCAGTGTATCTTAAGCTTGAATATATATACGCTTCTATACTTTATACAGTGTGTGGTATTTTTGTTACAAGGTGCAAGTTACAGAACTGTTTGAATGTCTTTGATATAAGCCAGGATTCAAGTATTTTAGCGTTTcatgctgtgaggtgttgtgtggtgctgtgagttataaaactgtggtgttgtgaggtgagttggaacgcaaaaagctgtttggcgcatcacttttaaaactgtggtgcggtgtggTACGGTGCTGtaaggtgcgtttggcgtatctaaattacggttatattagatgactaataatattaatataaaatcacttaaggtttacattatacattaatctaaaataaaataattgacctaatttgattacgtatgGCAAAAGTCCCAGATATGTAATCCCACGTAGCAAGTGAATTGTAATTGGcgaatttgtttaaaaaaattttaaaatcacgGGTGACACATTACACACACCCCTACCAAGGTCTTCTTTACCTTCACACGTGCCTTTGCACATGCTTGACATATCTTCTTTACTTCAAAATTCCATCTCGGCTTGCCTGCAAAACTTGTAAAAACAGGGTGAATCCCACAGGAAAGAAACATAAAAGTGACTCGATAAATCTTATATAAAAGCAACAAGAGAAGGTTTTCCAAAAGTGTTTTTTGGGTTAAGCCCAGAGTGATTAAAGCTCAGAAGGAGTCAGGCCTGTTAACTCATGCGGGCCTCCCAAATCCTGGGTTTGTTCTACGATTTTGTTAGTAAGTCtcacataaatatataattaataaaaaaatttaaaattgtggTGCCCCTTGGGTTTTGGGCCGGTCATGTGCCCAAAACCCTGCTTTGGGTGATTTGGGCTAGGGTTGGCCCTGTGAAGGGCGCTCTAGCTCATGAGTAAACCGTTTGAGAGACTAATGCTATGTTAGTTGCTTGAGCGAGAAGCGTATCATTGTCTAacacaaattattattattattttttttcaattttgatccTTTATTGGGAAAAATATGCATTTGGTGATTTTTGCCCCTTATTCATTTTTGTCGTTAAAACTgtttttgctcttaaaatcaTCCTTCAACTATTCAAATGTACCTCATTCGTCCCTCAAATAATTCCGGCATTGGAAAAATCATACGTGACATCTCACTTGGTTTAAATTTTCACATGCTACCTCATAAAATCACCAAAATACCTAACTCTTTAAAATCCtcaaactattttgttgtatagtttaaTCACTAAAAGTGGACATTAATAATTTAAGGATAATATCATTCCCGTTTGTGGGTTGATTTTGATTCTTTATGCAATCCACTCCGTAAGTATGAATGATTTTATTACACATGCGGAAAACATATATCCAAAAACCTCAAAACCAATATGCACTGTTCCTTTAATACCTTAGTATCACAAAACATTTGCAAACtgctaaatttttaaaaaaatgaacagTTGGAGTAACCTTCATGTCCCTGATATTATAATTACAACGATGATCAACGGTGAAAAGGAACTTGATAAGAAGTTCAAGGAACAGCTAAACTTGGAATTGTTTAGTTCATTCCCATGTCCACAACATGACATCAATAACAATTAGCAGAAACCACAAGTACAATTTGGGCTCATTCGGGAAGAGCCGTCTTCGATGTACTAATGTACAAAACTGCACAGAGAATATCAGATATAATAAATTAGTCATTGTTACACAAATGGAATGAAAACGCAAAAAATAAAAGCAACCATACAATTTACTCATTTACCATTGTTTCCACGGATGAAAGCATCACCATACTTGTTTTTCAACTGTCCATTGACATATTCTTCAGTTTGTTCCATCGCGATATTCATATAACCATCAAGACATGCTAGAATACCTGCATAACAAATTGAGTATGTCAGGGGAATCTAATATGGTAACTTCCCGATTATTACT is a genomic window of Tripterygium wilfordii isolate XIE 37 chromosome 16, ASM1340144v1, whole genome shotgun sequence containing:
- the LOC119980253 gene encoding flavonoid 3'-monooxygenase CYP75B137-like, with protein sequence MAPISSFLLNLITYSNVLTYLLPALAAFFAIFWLYTKSKTNSPQLPPGPVGLPLLGSLPFLDPELHSYFATLAQTYGPIYKLRLGSKLGIVISSPSLASEVLKANDITFANRDVPDVARSAAYGGKDIVWTPYGPEWRMLRKVCVIKMLSNTTLDSFYSLRRRELRETVGFLYSRAGSAVNFGEQMFLTILNVITSMMWGGTIKGEQRTSLGAEFRQKVSEMTELLGKPNLSDFFPRLARLDLQGLQKKMEVLAKNFDRIFDSMIDRRIKIDKEGEGGEENKDFLQFLLKLKDEEDAKPPLTMLHLKALLMDMIVGGTDTSSNSIEFAMAEILNKPEVMRKVQRELDEVVGKDTIVEESHIHKLPYLYAVMKENLRLHPALPLLVPHCPSETCTIGGYAVPKGCRVFVNVWAVHRDPSIWENPSEFNPERFLDSKWDYSGNDLNYFPFGSGRRICAGIAMAERMFMYSLATLLHSFDWEVPQGKKLDLTEKFGIVMKLKNPLVAIPTTKLSDPAMYA
- the LOC119980254 gene encoding U6 snRNA-associated Sm-like protein LSm6, which produces MSAGGEKGSATKTPADFLKSIRGRPVVVKLNSGVDYRGILACLDGYMNIAMEQTEEYVNGQLKNKYGDAFIRGNNVLYISTSKTALPE